The Populus alba chromosome 6, ASM523922v2, whole genome shotgun sequence genome contains a region encoding:
- the LOC118032674 gene encoding uncharacterized protein encodes MPFTTASSMLRHRISSALRTRGGASSGRWTSPGHEEQPKGYLFNRTPLPPGQPRKWEDWELPCYITSFLTIVILGVGLNAKPDLTIETWAHQKALERLETEKLGLSGSADSE; translated from the coding sequence atgCCCTTCACGACGGCATCTTCCATGCTCCGCCACCGAATCTCCTCCGCCCTCAGAACCCGCGGCGGAGCATCATCTGGGAGATGGACATCGCCGGGACACGAGGAACAACCGAAAGGTTACTTATTCAATCGGACCCCACTACCACCTGGACAGCCTCGTAAATGGGAAGACTGGGAGTTGCCTTGCTACATCACTAGCTTCTTAACGATTGTGATCCTTGGTGTTGGTCTCAACGCTAAGCCTGATCTCACTATTGAAACTTGGGCTCATCAGAAAGCACTTGAACGACTCGAGACGGAGAAGTTGGGCCTCTCCGGTTCTGCTGATTCTGAGTGA